In Achromobacter spanius, the following proteins share a genomic window:
- the dnaE gene encoding DNA polymerase III subunit alpha, with amino-acid sequence MSEAVTNPTPFVHLRVHSEFSVVDGIVRIPDLIKRVAKLGQPAVALTDLSNLFGLIKFYKGARGAGVKPIAGCDVWLSNDDDPSKPFRLLLLVRNHQGYLNLCELLSKAFLTNQGKGRAEVRREWLQGQQGLIALSGGRMGDVGQALDAGNAVSALALARQWAHLFPGSYYIELQRAGMDGDEAYTQAAMRLAGEAGLPVVATHPVQFLDEYEFQAHEARVCIAEGEILANPRRVRRFTKEQYLLSSEEMARRFADVPSALANTVEIAKRCNLSLVLGKPRLPNFPTPDGVTLDDYLVQLSEEGLEKRMAFLFPDAAERESKREQYYERLRWECKTIIQMGFPGYFLIVQDFINWGKNNGVPVGPGRGSGAGSLVAYALGITDLDPIRYDLLFERFLNPERVSMPDFDIDFCQDNRERVIDYVKEKYGRAAVSQIATFGTLGAKAVVRDAGRVLDMPYMFCDGLSKLIPFNPMDPWTLERTLKDEPAFKDRYEQEEEVRALVDLAKPLEGLTRNIGMHAGGVLIAPGKLTDFCPLYCQPGQENSAVSQFDKDDVEAAGLVKFDFLGLRNLTILDWAVRYVRQFNEDKRDFDVMALELDDPAAYKILCDANTTAVFQLESRGMKELLKKLRPNTFEDIIAMLALYRPGPLESGMVDDFVNRKHGRAAVDYFHNDLESTLKSTYGVIVYQEQVMLISQIIGGYSLGGADLLRRAMGKKKPEEMAKHRELFEQGAKEKGHDPDLAVKLFDLMEKFAGYGFNKSHSAAYALISYQTAWLKAYHPTEFLAATMSSDMDDTDKVQIFCRDAQDNGVEVLPPDVNFSGYRFEPVKDKYTEKGKPPRTMRYGLGAVKGTGQGAVEDILRARKEGGPFLNLFDFCRRVGKQAVNRRTIEALIKAGAFDTIEPNRAAMLASVPTAMEAAEQAARSANQASLFGDDSGDVVAGELAKVAPWDLHKKLTEEKSALGYYYSGHLFDAWRDEVRRIVPMQLARVEPQRDLQWMCGVLASVRVMMTRRGKMVFAVLDDGTAQVEISVFNELYEKHRNRLREDQLVIVQGKVSNDDYSGGMRIVAEQLYDLQLAREARAKSLRVKLNGSADAARLRQMLNPFRAEPENGIPGVPVDIVYTKNNYHCTVRLGEEWRVRMADTLLENLNAWTKPDGVEVTY; translated from the coding sequence ATGTCCGAAGCCGTAACAAACCCGACCCCCTTTGTGCATCTGCGTGTCCACTCCGAGTTTTCGGTGGTGGACGGTATTGTGCGCATTCCCGACCTGATCAAGCGCGTGGCCAAGCTGGGCCAGCCCGCCGTGGCGCTGACCGACCTGTCCAACCTTTTCGGCCTGATCAAGTTCTACAAAGGCGCACGCGGCGCGGGGGTCAAACCCATTGCCGGCTGTGATGTCTGGTTGAGCAATGATGATGACCCGTCCAAGCCGTTCCGCTTGCTGTTGCTGGTGCGCAACCATCAGGGCTATCTGAACCTGTGCGAGCTGCTGTCCAAGGCGTTCCTGACGAACCAGGGCAAGGGCCGCGCGGAGGTCCGTCGGGAATGGCTGCAAGGCCAGCAGGGCCTGATCGCACTGTCGGGCGGCCGCATGGGCGACGTCGGCCAGGCCCTGGACGCGGGCAACGCGGTGTCGGCGCTGGCGTTGGCGCGCCAATGGGCGCATCTGTTCCCAGGCAGCTACTACATTGAATTGCAGCGCGCCGGCATGGACGGCGACGAAGCCTACACGCAGGCCGCCATGCGGCTGGCGGGCGAAGCCGGCCTGCCGGTGGTGGCCACGCACCCCGTTCAATTCCTGGACGAATACGAATTTCAGGCGCACGAGGCCCGCGTCTGCATCGCCGAAGGCGAAATCCTGGCCAACCCGCGCCGCGTGCGCCGCTTCACCAAAGAGCAGTACCTGCTCAGTTCCGAGGAAATGGCGCGCCGCTTCGCCGACGTGCCCTCGGCGCTGGCCAACACGGTTGAAATCGCCAAGCGCTGCAACCTGAGCCTGGTGCTGGGCAAGCCGCGCCTGCCCAACTTCCCCACGCCCGACGGCGTAACGCTGGACGACTACCTGGTCCAGTTGTCGGAAGAGGGCCTGGAAAAGCGCATGGCGTTCCTGTTCCCGGACGCTGCCGAACGCGAATCCAAGCGCGAGCAGTACTACGAGCGCCTGCGCTGGGAATGCAAGACCATCATCCAGATGGGCTTCCCGGGCTACTTCCTGATCGTTCAGGACTTCATCAACTGGGGCAAGAACAACGGCGTGCCCGTGGGCCCGGGCCGGGGCTCGGGCGCGGGGTCGCTGGTGGCCTACGCGCTGGGCATCACCGACCTGGACCCCATCCGCTATGACTTGCTGTTCGAGCGCTTCCTGAACCCAGAACGGGTCTCCATGCCCGACTTCGATATCGATTTCTGCCAGGACAACCGCGAACGGGTCATCGACTACGTCAAGGAAAAGTACGGCCGCGCCGCCGTGAGCCAGATCGCCACCTTCGGCACGCTGGGCGCCAAGGCCGTGGTGCGTGACGCCGGCCGCGTGCTGGACATGCCCTATATGTTCTGCGACGGCCTGTCCAAGCTGATCCCGTTCAACCCGATGGACCCCTGGACGCTGGAACGCACCCTGAAGGACGAACCCGCCTTCAAGGACCGCTACGAACAGGAAGAAGAAGTGCGCGCGCTGGTCGACCTGGCCAAGCCGCTGGAAGGCCTGACCCGCAACATCGGCATGCACGCGGGCGGCGTGCTGATCGCGCCCGGCAAGCTGACGGATTTCTGCCCGCTGTATTGCCAGCCGGGTCAGGAAAACAGCGCGGTGTCGCAGTTCGACAAGGACGACGTCGAAGCCGCCGGCCTGGTCAAGTTCGACTTCCTGGGCCTGCGCAACCTGACCATCCTGGACTGGGCCGTGCGCTACGTGCGCCAGTTCAACGAGGACAAGCGCGACTTCGATGTCATGGCGCTTGAACTGGACGACCCGGCCGCCTACAAGATCCTGTGCGACGCCAACACCACTGCCGTGTTCCAGCTGGAATCGCGCGGCATGAAAGAGCTGCTGAAGAAGCTGCGGCCGAACACGTTCGAAGACATCATCGCCATGCTGGCCCTGTATCGTCCGGGGCCGCTGGAATCAGGCATGGTGGACGACTTCGTCAACCGCAAGCACGGCCGCGCCGCGGTGGACTATTTCCACAACGACCTGGAAAGCACGCTGAAGAGCACCTACGGGGTCATCGTCTACCAAGAACAGGTGATGCTGATCTCGCAGATCATCGGGGGCTATTCGCTGGGTGGCGCCGACCTGTTGCGCCGCGCCATGGGCAAGAAAAAGCCCGAAGAAATGGCCAAGCACCGCGAGTTGTTCGAACAGGGCGCCAAGGAAAAGGGCCACGACCCGGACCTGGCGGTCAAGCTGTTCGACCTGATGGAAAAGTTCGCGGGCTACGGCTTCAACAAGTCGCACTCGGCCGCCTACGCGCTGATTTCGTACCAGACCGCCTGGCTCAAGGCCTATCACCCCACCGAATTCCTGGCCGCCACCATGTCGTCCGATATGGACGACACGGACAAGGTGCAGATTTTCTGCCGCGATGCCCAGGACAACGGCGTTGAAGTGTTGCCGCCCGATGTCAATTTTTCGGGCTACCGCTTCGAACCGGTCAAGGACAAGTACACCGAAAAAGGCAAGCCGCCGCGCACCATGCGTTATGGCCTGGGCGCCGTCAAGGGCACGGGGCAGGGCGCGGTCGAAGACATTCTGCGCGCCCGCAAGGAAGGCGGCCCGTTCCTGAACCTGTTCGACTTCTGCCGCCGCGTGGGCAAGCAGGCGGTGAACCGCCGCACCATCGAGGCGCTGATCAAGGCGGGCGCGTTCGACACCATCGAGCCCAACCGCGCCGCGATGCTGGCGTCGGTGCCCACCGCCATGGAAGCTGCGGAACAGGCCGCGCGCAGCGCCAACCAGGCTTCGCTGTTCGGTGACGACAGTGGTGACGTCGTCGCGGGCGAACTGGCCAAGGTGGCGCCCTGGGACCTGCACAAGAAGCTGACGGAAGAAAAATCCGCGCTGGGCTACTACTACAGCGGCCACCTGTTCGACGCCTGGCGCGACGAAGTGCGCCGCATCGTGCCGATGCAGTTGGCGCGCGTGGAACCGCAGCGCGATCTGCAATGGATGTGCGGCGTGCTGGCCAGCGTGCGCGTCATGATGACGCGGCGCGGCAAGATGGTGTTTGCCGTGCTGGATGACGGCACCGCGCAGGTCGAGATCTCGGTGTTCAACGAGCTCTACGAAAAGCATCGCAACCGGTTGCGCGAAGACCAACTCGTCATCGTGCAGGGCAAGGTCAGCAATGACGACTACTCCGGCGGCATGCGCATCGTGGCCGAGCAACTGTACGACCTGCAACTGGCCCGCGAAGCGCGCGCCAAGTCGTTGCGCGTCAAGCTCAATGGCTCGGCCGACGCCGCCCGTTTGCGCCAGATGCTGAACCCGTTCCGGGCTGAACCCGAGAACGGCATTCCGGGCGTGCCCGTCGATATCGTCTACACCAAGAATAATTACCATTGCACCGTCCGGCTGGGCGAAGAGTGGCGCGTACGCATGGCCGACACGCTGCTGGAAAACCTGAATGCCTGGACCAAACCCGACGGAGTTGAGGTGACCTATTGA
- a CDS encoding glycosyltransferase family 2 protein: protein MKLSVIIITKNEAANIAACLKSVSFADEFIVVDSGSTDGTVELAQALGARVEVTADWPGFGPQKNRALNLATGDWVLSIDADERVTPELAREIQDVLANPRADAYEIARLSNFCGKDIRHSGWWPDYVLRLFKRGTARFTDAAVHERVVPAQGQPLKLQGYFNHYPYDNLDALINKVNRYSSDAAAMMYAKGRRTSVFGALGHGFWTFVRIYLIRRGFLDGRHGLVLAVTAAAGSFFRYSKLMFLAEKQK, encoded by the coding sequence ATGAAGCTATCAGTCATCATCATCACCAAGAACGAAGCGGCGAACATCGCCGCCTGCCTGAAGTCCGTATCCTTCGCCGACGAATTCATCGTGGTGGATTCTGGCAGCACCGACGGCACCGTCGAATTGGCCCAGGCCTTGGGCGCGCGCGTCGAGGTCACGGCCGACTGGCCCGGTTTCGGCCCGCAGAAAAATCGCGCATTGAACCTGGCGACGGGCGACTGGGTGTTGTCCATCGACGCCGACGAGCGCGTCACGCCCGAACTGGCGCGTGAAATCCAGGACGTCCTGGCCAACCCGCGCGCCGACGCGTACGAAATCGCCCGTCTGTCGAATTTCTGCGGCAAGGACATCCGCCACAGCGGCTGGTGGCCCGACTACGTGCTGCGCTTGTTCAAGCGCGGCACCGCGCGGTTCACCGACGCCGCCGTGCATGAGCGGGTCGTGCCCGCCCAGGGCCAGCCGCTGAAATTGCAGGGCTATTTCAACCACTATCCCTACGACAACCTGGACGCGCTGATCAACAAGGTCAATCGCTATTCCTCGGACGCGGCGGCCATGATGTACGCCAAGGGGCGCCGCACGTCGGTGTTTGGCGCGCTGGGCCACGGGTTCTGGACGTTTGTGCGCATCTACCTGATCCGGCGCGGGTTTCTCGATGGCAGGCATGGCCTGGTGCTGGCCGTGACCGCCGCCGCGGGCAGTTTTTTCCGCTATTCCAAGCTGATGTTCCTGGCCGAGAAGCAGAAGTGA
- a CDS encoding glycosyltransferase family 4 protein — translation MRSLRIVHSEAATSFGGQEGRIFKEMTAMRARGHHVEAICQSRALLVERLTDAGFTVHKVDMDGPVNYFKGVATVRRILREGRFDVLNTHSRRDTVIAGMSGRLAGTPLIVRTRHLSNKVGSMWSYTWLPHRVTAVSEHVRKYLIQRGVPADKVATVYSPIVLPAPVERSTLRDELGLTDDDVVVGCVAVMRATKGHKDLIDAMVPLMASRPKLHLVFVGGGSPVFEQTQEYVATLGLQQRIHLMGMRRDVPNLLSGFDVFALATQQEASGTVYVEAQASGLPVVGTDVGGVSEMFRNGDTGILVPPKTPQALTDALQRLIDDPALRRRMGEAGRRMVWEEAVFSPARLAETTEAIYLKWLAERAA, via the coding sequence ATGCGAAGCCTGCGTATCGTCCATTCGGAAGCGGCCACCAGTTTCGGGGGCCAAGAGGGGCGGATCTTCAAGGAAATGACGGCCATGCGTGCGCGAGGCCACCATGTTGAAGCCATCTGCCAATCGCGGGCCTTGCTGGTCGAGCGCCTGACAGACGCCGGCTTCACGGTGCACAAGGTCGACATGGACGGCCCGGTGAATTACTTCAAGGGCGTGGCCACCGTCCGCCGGATATTGCGGGAAGGGCGCTTTGACGTGCTTAACACGCATAGCCGGCGCGACACGGTCATCGCGGGCATGAGCGGCCGCCTGGCCGGCACGCCGCTGATCGTGCGGACTCGTCATCTGTCGAACAAGGTCGGTTCGATGTGGTCCTACACCTGGCTGCCGCATCGCGTCACGGCCGTCAGCGAGCATGTGCGCAAATACCTGATCCAGCGCGGGGTGCCCGCCGACAAGGTGGCCACGGTCTATTCGCCGATCGTGCTGCCGGCGCCCGTCGAACGGTCGACCCTGCGCGACGAACTCGGCCTGACCGATGACGATGTCGTGGTGGGCTGTGTGGCCGTCATGCGCGCCACCAAGGGTCACAAGGACCTGATCGATGCGATGGTGCCGCTGATGGCTAGTCGGCCGAAGCTGCATCTGGTGTTTGTGGGGGGCGGCTCGCCGGTCTTTGAGCAAACGCAGGAATACGTGGCCACGCTGGGGCTGCAACAGCGCATCCACTTGATGGGCATGCGCCGCGATGTGCCCAATCTGTTGTCTGGGTTCGACGTGTTTGCGCTGGCCACACAGCAAGAAGCGTCGGGCACGGTCTATGTTGAAGCCCAGGCCAGCGGCCTGCCTGTGGTGGGCACCGACGTGGGGGGCGTATCCGAAATGTTCCGCAACGGCGACACGGGCATCTTGGTGCCGCCGAAGACCCCCCAGGCGCTGACCGATGCGCTGCAACGCCTGATCGACGACCCGGCGCTGCGCCGCCGCATGGGCGAAGCCGGCCGCAGGATGGTCTGGGAAGAAGCCGTGTTTTCGCCTGCCCGCCTGGCCGAAACCACCGAAGCCATCTACCTGAAGTGGCTGGCGGAACGCGCCGCATGA
- a CDS encoding glycosyltransferase, with amino-acid sequence MKILYTNFHGGNGGGHVTYIINLARALSPDHDITVAAPATSRLHRYARAIPGVTVVDMRYTTRPSSWFKDRAQLNRLIKTGGFDIIHANGSADHKQVMLATLGMARRPRIVFTKHNDHPLTSFGHKLRVALATDHGIAVSDYIHGLMQRSPYRKRPITTIRHGIDTNFFAPPPPESLDKLRALIFGADWQGKLLLGSAGGTDFDKGWLDLVAAVAALPPADKARVLLMVAGDPPSEAKLARVRELGMIDQVRFPGLLDDVRASLASCHAGFVLSYREALSFACREIMALGLPALVTNAGGLPENVTDGVDGWIVPVRDVAAMTDKLRFMLDHPDAVREMGARARETSLRDFNLARFAAATLDVYQRTLDGRRAL; translated from the coding sequence GTGAAGATCCTCTACACGAACTTTCACGGCGGCAATGGTGGGGGGCACGTCACCTACATCATCAACCTGGCCCGCGCCCTGTCGCCCGACCACGACATCACCGTGGCCGCGCCCGCCACCAGCCGGCTGCACCGCTACGCGCGCGCGATTCCCGGCGTGACGGTGGTCGACATGCGCTACACGACGCGCCCGTCATCCTGGTTCAAGGACCGCGCCCAGTTAAACCGTCTGATCAAGACCGGCGGCTTCGACATCATCCACGCCAACGGCTCGGCCGACCACAAGCAGGTGATGCTGGCCACGCTGGGCATGGCGCGGCGCCCGCGCATTGTGTTCACCAAGCACAACGATCATCCGCTTACGAGCTTTGGCCACAAGCTGCGGGTGGCGCTGGCCACCGACCACGGCATCGCGGTCAGCGATTACATCCATGGTCTGATGCAGCGTTCGCCGTACCGCAAGCGCCCCATCACCACCATCCGCCACGGCATCGACACCAACTTCTTCGCGCCGCCGCCGCCGGAAAGCCTGGACAAGCTGCGCGCGCTGATCTTTGGCGCGGACTGGCAAGGCAAGCTGCTGCTGGGCAGCGCGGGCGGCACCGACTTCGACAAAGGCTGGCTGGACCTGGTGGCTGCCGTGGCGGCCTTGCCGCCGGCCGACAAGGCGCGCGTGCTGCTGATGGTGGCGGGCGACCCGCCCTCCGAGGCCAAGCTGGCGCGCGTGCGCGAACTGGGCATGATCGACCAGGTTCGCTTTCCCGGGCTGCTTGATGATGTGCGCGCGTCGCTTGCGTCCTGTCACGCAGGCTTCGTGCTGTCGTACCGTGAAGCCCTGTCGTTTGCCTGCCGTGAAATCATGGCCCTGGGCTTGCCGGCGCTGGTGACCAATGCGGGCGGCCTGCCGGAAAACGTGACGGACGGCGTGGACGGCTGGATCGTGCCGGTGCGGGACGTGGCCGCCATGACGGACAAGCTGCGTTTCATGCTGGACCATCCCGACGCGGTTCGCGAGATGGGCGCGCGTGCGCGTGAAACCAGCCTGCGCGATTTCAATCTGGCGCGTTTCGCGGCCGCCACATTGGATGTCTATCAGCGTACGCTGGATGGACGTCGGGCTCTATAA
- the lpxO gene encoding lipid A hydroxylase LpxO, which yields MKWLIPGIWLAAILFAHFRGRVKLPLGRQLLDHSVLLAPVNAFMVLASRVPSTPYLTTSEIAELKVLDDNWETIREEAVQMAEMQRIRAADAHNDIGFNSFFKYGWKRFYLKWYDARHPSAEELCPKTVAILKTLPKVKAAMFAELPPGGQLNPHRDPFAGSLRYHLGLVTPNDDRCHIIVDGESYSWRDGESVVFDETYVHEAYNHSEQNRIILFCDVERPLKWRWAEAFNRWFGRVVMSAASSPNDGGDQTGAINRLTHAHWVIDQKRKAFKTWNRTAYKVTKFALIALVVVGFIAI from the coding sequence ATGAAATGGTTAATACCCGGGATATGGCTGGCCGCCATCCTGTTTGCGCACTTCCGAGGCCGAGTCAAACTGCCGCTGGGCCGGCAACTGCTGGACCACTCGGTACTGCTTGCCCCCGTCAACGCCTTCATGGTGTTGGCCTCGCGGGTGCCGTCCACCCCCTACCTGACGACCAGCGAAATCGCCGAACTCAAGGTGCTGGACGACAACTGGGAGACGATCCGCGAAGAAGCCGTTCAAATGGCGGAAATGCAGCGGATCCGAGCCGCCGACGCCCATAACGACATCGGCTTCAATTCTTTCTTCAAATATGGCTGGAAGCGGTTCTACCTGAAGTGGTATGACGCCCGCCACCCCTCCGCCGAAGAACTCTGCCCCAAGACCGTCGCCATTCTGAAGACGCTGCCCAAGGTCAAGGCCGCGATGTTCGCCGAACTCCCCCCGGGCGGCCAGTTGAATCCTCACCGCGACCCGTTTGCCGGATCGCTGCGCTACCACCTGGGCCTGGTGACGCCCAACGATGACCGCTGCCACATCATCGTCGACGGCGAATCCTATAGCTGGCGTGATGGCGAAAGCGTGGTGTTCGACGAAACCTACGTGCACGAGGCCTACAACCACTCGGAGCAGAACCGCATCATCCTGTTCTGCGACGTGGAGCGTCCGCTGAAATGGCGTTGGGCCGAAGCGTTCAACCGCTGGTTCGGGCGCGTGGTGATGTCGGCGGCCAGTTCGCCCAACGACGGCGGCGACCAAACCGGCGCCATCAACCGGCTGACGCACGCGCACTGGGTCATCGACCAGAAGCGCAAGGCGTTCAAGACGTGGAACCGCACGGCCTACAAGGTGACCAAGTTCGCCCTGATTGCGCTGGTGGTCGTGGGCTTCATCGCCATCTGA
- a CDS encoding polysaccharide deacetylase family protein produces the protein MSIPILMYHQIGEPNPKGTPFRGLTVHPDSFARQMRWMRRLGYRGLSMRDVMPYVRGERQGKVFGLTFDDGYRNVHHNAMPVLSELGFTATNYFVARQFDGGNVWDTHKGIPFSALMTVGEMREWAQAGNEVGSHTLDHVHLPEMSPDEARRQIVESKNELEQVLGAPVTAFCYPYGDHGPEHRVMAREAGYDNATLTQRGLAAASDDPFGLPRVTVARSTNIIRFLQKCLTRYEDTRRRR, from the coding sequence ATGTCTATTCCAATTCTCATGTACCACCAGATCGGCGAACCCAATCCCAAGGGCACGCCTTTTCGTGGGCTGACCGTGCACCCCGACAGCTTTGCCCGGCAGATGCGCTGGATGCGCCGGCTGGGCTATCGCGGCCTGTCGATGCGTGACGTCATGCCGTATGTGCGTGGCGAACGGCAAGGCAAGGTGTTCGGCCTGACTTTTGACGACGGGTATCGCAACGTGCATCACAACGCGATGCCCGTTCTGAGCGAGCTTGGATTCACCGCCACCAACTATTTCGTTGCGCGCCAATTCGACGGCGGCAACGTCTGGGACACGCACAAAGGCATTCCGTTTTCCGCCTTGATGACGGTGGGCGAAATGCGCGAATGGGCGCAGGCCGGCAACGAAGTCGGTTCGCACACGCTGGACCACGTCCATTTGCCCGAAATGTCGCCCGACGAAGCGCGTCGCCAGATAGTGGAATCCAAGAACGAACTGGAACAGGTGCTGGGCGCGCCGGTTACCGCATTTTGTTATCCCTACGGCGATCACGGCCCGGAGCACCGCGTGATGGCGCGCGAAGCGGGCTATGACAACGCCACGCTGACGCAGCGCGGCCTGGCCGCCGCGTCCGACGATCCCTTCGGCCTGCCTCGGGTGACGGTGGCGCGTTCCACCAACATCATCCGATTTCTGCAGAAGTGCCTGACCCGGTATGAAGACACCCGCCGGCGCCGTTGA
- a CDS encoding polysaccharide deacetylase family protein: MNAPNVPVLMYHHVTPAGGMIAATPGVFDAQLARLARAGYQSLTATQFAGYLAGQPVPERSVLITFDDGYLNNWVHAHPALARHGMRAVLFTITGWIGDGPVRPHAGQGGVLPATPDHDACKQLVASGRSDEAMLRWSEIEAMQAAGTFEFHSHTHTHTRWDKVCGRDVDAKRAHIAQELHDSRQALVQRLGSVSDHLCWPQGYFDADYVAAARQAGFAHLYTTDPFGQNTPGADPQHIYRFAVRNQGGSWLNRRIWLSRDPFWGPRYHAWKAWKKRLRNRG; encoded by the coding sequence ATGAACGCGCCCAACGTCCCCGTGCTGATGTACCACCATGTCACCCCCGCGGGCGGCATGATCGCGGCGACGCCCGGGGTCTTCGACGCCCAGCTTGCGCGTCTGGCACGCGCGGGCTACCAGTCGCTGACGGCCACCCAGTTTGCCGGCTATCTGGCCGGCCAGCCCGTGCCCGAGCGTTCCGTGCTGATCACCTTCGACGACGGCTACTTGAATAACTGGGTGCACGCGCATCCGGCCCTGGCGCGCCATGGCATGCGCGCGGTGCTGTTCACCATCACGGGCTGGATCGGCGATGGCCCGGTGCGGCCGCACGCGGGGCAGGGCGGCGTGTTGCCAGCCACGCCCGACCACGACGCCTGCAAGCAGTTGGTGGCGTCGGGCCGCAGCGACGAGGCCATGCTGCGCTGGAGCGAGATCGAGGCCATGCAGGCCGCGGGCACCTTCGAATTCCATTCGCACACCCACACCCACACCCGCTGGGACAAGGTCTGCGGCCGCGACGTGGATGCCAAGCGCGCCCACATCGCGCAGGAACTGCACGATTCCCGCCAGGCCCTGGTGCAGCGCCTGGGTTCGGTCAGCGACCACCTCTGCTGGCCGCAGGGCTACTTCGACGCCGACTACGTGGCGGCCGCCCGGCAAGCCGGTTTTGCGCACCTGTACACGACCGACCCTTTCGGCCAGAACACGCCCGGCGCGGACCCCCAACACATCTATCGTTTCGCCGTGCGCAATCAGGGCGGAAGCTGGCTCAACCGGCGCATCTGGTTGTCGCGCGACCCCTTCTGGGGGCCTCGCTACCATGCCTGGAAAGCCTGGAAAAAGCGTCTTAGGAATCGCGGATGA